The genomic DNA AGAAGCGGTCGCGATAGGCGTCGACGGTTGGGCCGAGCTCGTCGAGGCTCTCGGCACCGTGCATCGCCAGGGCGGCCGCGTTGGCGTAGGCGATGGTCTGGTCGGGCTCGACCAGGATCACGCCCTCGCTCAGGCCGGCGATGATCTGCCGGAGCTCATGCCTGTCGACGCCCGCCGTCACAGCTTCTGCACCCCTTCACGCGGTCACTGCCCTGTCGGCAGCGGGGCACAAACGGGTTGCGCACAAGCCGGTTCCCTCATCTAAGTTATTTTCCTGGTATACGCGCACCATTGACGCGGGCGTTTTGAGCCAAAGATAAATGCTCGCAACGCCGCGACGCCGTTCCCGCGCGCTCTCGGCCCCCCTTCCCAGAAGACGTGGCCATGCCGACCGTGCAGGATATTGACCGACTAGTGCGGGGGACCGCGGAACACGGGGACGTGATCTCCGCCCCGGGTGCGACATCATGTACGAGTCGGCGCGAGAATTTTCCAGAAGTTGCAGAACTTGAGGAAAATTCGCGTCTAAGACGCCTGCTCGACCGCCTGTCGGAGGCCGCGGACGCCGCGGAGGCCGAGGGGCAGGTCCCGGTCGGCTTCGGGGCGGCGCTGGTCGACGCCGTGCCGGACCTGCGCCGCCGCGCGCTGATGCTGACCCGCGACGCCATCGCGGGCGATGTCCAGGGGGACGACCTCGTCCGGCTCACCCTCCTGAAGGCCTGGGAGCGCCGGGCGGCGTTCCGGCCTGGAACCGGGATGCCCGCATGGCTCGACACGTTCCTGCGCAGCCGCCCCGCGGGCGGCCGCGCCGGGCCGACCGGCCTGTCGCGGAACGGCGTGTCTGCCGGGATGGCCCGCTGAGACATGTCGGCGCGTGGCATCCCGCGGAGCCGGTGAGAAACACGGCGTACTGGTAAAAATATCTCATTCCCACGAATGTGTTAGGCCCCATATCGCGGTCGTGGAACGCGCCGTGCGCCGTCGGGCGCCGCCGGGTTCCGCGCCCCTTTCCCGAGGTTGTGCCGGGCGGATGGCCCTCTTGTCCGGCACGGCCGCGAGGCCGGGCGCCCGCGCCGCTCCCGGCGCGCGTCCGGCCCGTTGCCCTTTCACCCCGTGCTCCGGCTCCCGACGCTCCGTCGTGCGACCGCACCGACTGACGGTCCGCCCGCGCGCCGTGCCGCGCGACGGATCCCCCCGGCACGGAGGAATCCCATCCGAGATCCGAGACCATCACTGAGGAGACGATGACCCGACTTCGCGCCGCACGGCTCGCGCCCGCCCTGATCCTGACCGCCTGCACGACCGTCTGCGCCGCGACGGGAGCCTCCGCGGCCAACCGGTTCGACGGGTCATGGTCGGTCATCGCCACCGCGGAGAGCGGGAGCTGCACGGGGCCCTACAGCTATCCCATCGTGATCCGGGACGGGACCGTGGACGACGTCGGCGGCAACGGCGTCGACGCCTCCGGCCGGGCAGGGCCGGACGGC from Methylobacterium oryzae includes the following:
- a CDS encoding RNA polymerase subunit sigma-70, with translation MISAPGATSCTSRRENFPEVAELEENSRLRRLLDRLSEAADAAEAEGQVPVGFGAALVDAVPDLRRRALMLTRDAIAGDVQGDDLVRLTLLKAWERRAAFRPGTGMPAWLDTFLRSRPAGGRAGPTGLSRNGVSAGMAR